A window of Clostridia bacterium contains these coding sequences:
- the cydD gene encoding thiol reductant ABC exporter subunit CydD has protein sequence MVNRRLMKMTKRIRVELAAVIGSGVLSGILILGQAYFIAKIVNHSFLEGQGPKDLYPWLALLFGIIVLRALVHWAGEVMAHRGATRIKTFLRERLLDHIFQQGPVHGRTLAAGDLINTVTEGVESLEVYFSRYLPSLALAAVIPAGILFAVFPQDSLTGVIFILTAPLIPLFMILIGHLAERWTKKQWHILGRMNSHFLDVLEGLPTLKLLGRAAAQGKVIARLSRSWETATMGVLRIAFLSAFFLEFFMTISTAIVAVALGLRLVFGRIDFATAFFILLLAPEFYAPLRNLGTQYHAGNAGLKAAESIFAVLDSPLPAGNGKSIPATAAMCQEPITFEKVSFSYTNGNPVLHDVSFTLQPGERVALVGASGAGKSTILHLLMGFMEPTQGEIRIGSVSLGDLEPSSWRKLVAFVPQTPYLFHGTIRENIALGKPDASLQSIQAAAVQAECHEFITSLPEGYDTVIGKGGRILSAGQAQRLAIARAILTDAPLVLLDEATASLDPEHQELIQKALERLLAGRTALITAHRLSTLTMADRILVLDQGRIVETGTHQNLLAQKGVYYRLHQAYRGVA, from the coding sequence GTGGTAAACCGCCGGTTAATGAAAATGACGAAACGGATCCGGGTTGAATTGGCTGCAGTGATCGGATCCGGTGTCTTGTCGGGTATCCTGATCTTAGGCCAGGCTTATTTTATCGCTAAAATAGTAAACCATTCCTTTCTGGAAGGTCAAGGGCCAAAAGACCTGTATCCCTGGCTGGCCTTGCTGTTCGGTATCATTGTTCTCCGGGCCCTGGTGCACTGGGCGGGAGAAGTCATGGCCCACCGGGGCGCAACCCGGATTAAGACTTTCCTGCGGGAGCGTTTACTGGATCACATCTTTCAACAAGGGCCTGTCCACGGCCGCACCCTGGCTGCCGGGGATTTAATCAATACGGTGACTGAAGGGGTGGAATCCCTGGAAGTCTATTTTTCCCGCTACCTTCCCTCCCTGGCCTTAGCCGCCGTCATCCCGGCCGGGATTCTCTTCGCTGTATTCCCGCAAGACTCGCTGACCGGCGTTATTTTTATCTTGACGGCACCTTTGATCCCCTTGTTCATGATCCTCATCGGCCACCTGGCGGAGCGCTGGACCAAGAAGCAGTGGCATATTCTGGGTCGCATGAACAGCCACTTTCTCGATGTCCTGGAAGGCTTACCGACCCTAAAGCTATTGGGGCGGGCCGCCGCCCAGGGTAAGGTGATCGCCAGGCTGAGCCGCAGTTGGGAAACCGCGACTATGGGAGTGCTGAGAATTGCTTTCCTGTCGGCTTTCTTTTTGGAATTCTTCATGACTATCAGCACTGCCATTGTCGCGGTGGCCTTAGGATTACGGTTGGTTTTCGGCAGGATTGATTTTGCCACGGCGTTTTTTATCCTGCTCTTGGCACCTGAGTTCTATGCCCCCTTGCGCAACCTGGGCACCCAGTACCATGCCGGCAACGCCGGCCTGAAAGCGGCGGAAAGCATCTTCGCCGTGCTGGACAGCCCCCTGCCTGCCGGGAACGGCAAATCCATCCCGGCGACAGCCGCCATGTGCCAAGAGCCCATCACTTTTGAAAAGGTGAGCTTTTCCTATACAAACGGCAATCCGGTGCTTCACGATGTCTCTTTTACCCTGCAGCCGGGCGAAAGAGTCGCCCTGGTCGGCGCCAGCGGGGCGGGCAAGAGCACCATCCTGCACTTGCTGATGGGCTTCATGGAGCCTACCCAGGGCGAAATTAGAATAGGCAGTGTTTCCCTGGGAGATTTGGAGCCCAGCAGTTGGCGGAAACTGGTGGCTTTTGTGCCCCAAACTCCCTACCTGTTTCACGGCACCATCCGGGAAAATATCGCTTTGGGTAAACCGGATGCTTCCCTGCAGTCCATTCAAGCGGCTGCGGTACAGGCTGAATGCCATGAATTTATCACCTCTTTGCCGGAGGGTTATGACACCGTCATCGGCAAAGGAGGCCGCATCTTGAGCGCCGGTCAAGCCCAAAGGCTGGCCATTGCCAGGGCCATCTTGACGGACGCCCCCTTGGTTCTTTTGGATGAAGCTACGGCCAGCCTGGACCCGGAGCACCAGGAACTCATTCAAAAGGCTTTAGAAAGACTCCTGGCGGGGCGCACCGCCCTCATTACCGCCCACCGCTTATCCACGCTCACCATGGCCGATCGCATTTTGGTCCTGGATCAGGGCCGCATCGTGGAAACGGGCACCCATCAAAATTTGTTAGCCCAAAAAGGGGTTTATTACCGGCTGCACCAAGCCTACCGGGGGGTGGCTTAA
- the cydB gene encoding cytochrome d ubiquinol oxidase subunit II, which produces MDLNVLWFCLVGVLFCGFFFLEGFDYGAGILLPFVGKNDAERRVVFNAIGPFWDGNEVWMLTAGGAIFAAFPHWYSTLFSGFYLALFLMLLALMVRGVAFEFRSKDDNPTWRALWDWCLWFGSLVPALLWGVAVANLLRGVPIDANMQFVGNFFSLLSPFTVVTGVAFVLLFSYHGALFLSLRTQGEIKERVQKLAPRLGLATIVAVVAMAALMLLETDILGKFISMVALVLAAVALILSYVLAGAGKFGKSFIATALTIVFAVATVFTGLFPRVMVSSLDPAWSLTIYNASSSVTTLTIMTIVAIIMVPIVLAYQVWAYWVFRKPVDMKDLEY; this is translated from the coding sequence ATGGACTTAAACGTACTGTGGTTTTGCTTAGTCGGTGTCCTGTTCTGCGGCTTTTTCTTCCTGGAAGGTTTTGATTACGGCGCCGGTATCCTGCTGCCTTTTGTGGGAAAGAACGACGCGGAACGCCGGGTGGTCTTCAATGCCATCGGTCCTTTCTGGGACGGCAATGAAGTTTGGATGTTGACCGCCGGGGGAGCCATCTTTGCCGCTTTTCCCCACTGGTACTCCACCCTGTTCAGCGGCTTTTACCTCGCCCTGTTCCTGATGCTGCTGGCTTTAATGGTGCGAGGCGTAGCCTTTGAGTTTCGCAGCAAAGATGACAATCCCACCTGGCGGGCCTTATGGGATTGGTGCCTCTGGTTTGGCAGCCTGGTCCCGGCCCTGTTATGGGGTGTAGCGGTGGCCAACCTCCTTAGGGGTGTGCCCATTGATGCCAACATGCAGTTTGTGGGGAATTTCTTCTCCCTGCTGTCACCCTTCACCGTGGTGACAGGCGTGGCCTTTGTGCTCCTCTTCTCCTACCATGGTGCCTTGTTCCTGAGCCTGCGCACCCAGGGAGAGATTAAGGAGCGGGTGCAAAAACTCGCGCCCCGTTTAGGGTTAGCCACCATCGTCGCTGTTGTGGCTATGGCGGCGTTAATGCTGCTGGAAACGGACATTCTGGGCAAGTTCATCTCCATGGTCGCCTTAGTGCTGGCCGCCGTCGCTTTAATCCTGTCCTATGTGCTGGCTGGCGCAGGCAAGTTCGGCAAGTCCTTCATCGCCACGGCCCTTACCATCGTGTTTGCCGTAGCCACGGTCTTTACGGGACTGTTCCCGCGGGTCATGGTCTCCAGCCTGGACCCGGCTTGGAGCTTGACCATCTATAATGCTTCGTCCAGCGTAACCACCCTGACCATCATGACCATTGTAGCCATTATTATGGTCCCCATCGTCTTAGCTTACCAGGTGTGGGCTTACTGGGTCTTCAGAAAACCCGTGGATATGAAAGATCTGGAGTACTAA
- a CDS encoding cytochrome ubiquinol oxidase subunit I translates to MTELILARWQFGLTSAYHFLFVPLTLGLSLLTAIMETIYVRTNDETYKKMAQFWGKLFVINFALGVVTGIVMVFQFGMNWSEYSRFVGDIFGVPLAIEALLAFFLESTFLGIWIFGWDKVSKKVHCLSIWLVAIASNLSSLWILIANSFMQNPVAYVLTGTRAEMTNFLELLTNPYVWHQFPHVVTAGFTTGSFFVLGVSAYHLARKSNLDFFRKSFRIAAVFGLISVLLVAVIGHTQGQFLVRTQPMKMAAAEALWETADPAPFNIVAGINQAQQKNNWEISLPAMTSFMAFNKFSGEIKGLKDLQAEAEAKYGPGDYIPPVKPVFWSFRLMVLSGGLMILLAIAAFFRSRSGQPENSRGLLKVLPWAIALPYIANTAGWVVAEMGRQPWIVYGLQKLDQAISPNVSAGAVLLTLSVFTVVIGLLVIADAYLLVKYAKLGPEGIDIGKRPSVPAEEVSLWT, encoded by the coding sequence ATGACTGAGCTAATTCTGGCGCGTTGGCAGTTTGGTCTGACTTCAGCCTACCACTTCCTGTTCGTACCGCTGACCCTTGGATTATCATTGCTGACAGCCATCATGGAAACTATTTATGTAAGAACTAATGATGAAACATACAAAAAAATGGCCCAGTTCTGGGGCAAGCTCTTTGTAATCAACTTCGCCTTGGGCGTCGTCACCGGTATCGTCATGGTCTTCCAATTCGGCATGAACTGGTCTGAATATTCTCGCTTCGTCGGCGATATCTTCGGGGTGCCCTTGGCCATCGAGGCGCTGCTGGCTTTCTTCCTGGAATCTACTTTCCTAGGGATTTGGATTTTCGGTTGGGATAAGGTTTCCAAGAAAGTCCATTGCCTGAGCATTTGGCTGGTAGCTATCGCCAGTAACCTCTCCTCTTTATGGATTTTAATCGCCAACTCCTTCATGCAAAACCCGGTGGCCTACGTCTTGACCGGTACCCGGGCCGAGATGACCAACTTCCTGGAACTCCTCACCAACCCCTATGTGTGGCACCAGTTCCCCCATGTGGTCACGGCAGGGTTTACCACCGGATCCTTCTTCGTCTTAGGTGTCAGCGCTTATCACCTGGCGCGAAAGAGCAACTTGGATTTCTTCCGCAAGTCCTTTAGGATCGCCGCGGTTTTCGGTTTAATCAGCGTGCTGCTGGTGGCCGTCATCGGGCATACCCAAGGCCAGTTCCTGGTGCGCACCCAGCCCATGAAAATGGCGGCGGCGGAAGCCCTGTGGGAAACTGCCGATCCGGCACCTTTCAACATCGTAGCCGGTATCAACCAGGCCCAGCAGAAGAACAACTGGGAAATCTCCTTGCCGGCCATGACCAGCTTTATGGCTTTCAACAAGTTCTCCGGCGAAATCAAGGGATTGAAGGATTTACAGGCTGAAGCCGAAGCCAAATACGGACCAGGCGATTACATCCCCCCGGTGAAACCGGTGTTCTGGAGCTTCCGCTTGATGGTACTGTCGGGGGGGCTGATGATCCTGCTGGCGATTGCCGCCTTCTTCCGTTCCCGTTCCGGCCAACCGGAAAACAGCCGGGGACTGCTGAAAGTCTTGCCTTGGGCCATTGCCCTGCCGTACATTGCTAATACGGCCGGCTGGGTGGTGGCGGAAATGGGACGGCAGCCTTGGATCGTCTACGGCTTACAGAAACTGGATCAGGCCATTTCCCCCAATGTTTCCGCCGGAGCGGTGCTGCTCACCTTGAGCGTGTTTACGGTGGTGATTGGCTTGCTGGTTATTGCCGACGCTTACTTGCTGGTGAAATACGCCAAGTTAGGTCCCGAAGGCATTGATATCGGCAAACGGCCGTCAGTACCAGCTGAGGAGGTGTCCTTATGGACTTAA
- a CDS encoding Rrf2 family transcriptional regulator, whose protein sequence is MQLTQATDYSFRVVLYLAGLEPDVVVTAKDIAEHEEIPMRYLLKTLRSLVKAGILHSFRGPEGGYALAKEPHEISLLDVVEAVEGPIAINRCFVHADYCTKHWSDRCPVHQVLGEIQHKLAQDLARHNFGELLQQYKNCRKCKR, encoded by the coding sequence ATGCAATTAACACAAGCCACTGATTATTCTTTTCGCGTAGTGCTCTACTTAGCCGGTTTAGAACCGGATGTCGTCGTCACCGCCAAAGATATCGCAGAACACGAAGAAATACCCATGCGCTACCTGCTCAAAACCCTGCGTTCCCTGGTGAAAGCAGGCATCCTGCATTCCTTTCGCGGACCGGAAGGGGGCTATGCCCTAGCGAAAGAGCCCCATGAGATCTCTTTGTTGGACGTAGTGGAAGCGGTGGAAGGACCGATTGCCATTAACCGCTGTTTCGTCCACGCGGATTATTGTACCAAGCACTGGTCTGATCGGTGCCCGGTGCATCAGGTGCTTGGTGAAATTCAACACAAACTGGCCCAGGATCTGGCCCGGCATAATTTCGGTGAGCTCCTCCAGCAATACAAAAACTGCCGCAAGTGCAAGAGATAG
- a CDS encoding molybdopterin-dependent oxidoreductase, translating to MANQYGELILWKLVWPVLREHFHFIDGWGFDFKAGGLEKYKNEELRCVYRKVVLNINGIDRTLIVDPEATLASVLREQLLLTGCKVGCAQGHCGCCSVILNGEVVRSCVLKMRRVPPEAKITTIEGLARPDNLHPLQVAWMAYGCAQCGFCSPGFILSAKVLLDRNPNPTRQEVRDWFQKHRNACRCTGYKPLVDAVMAAAKVLRGEMRKEELLYQPAGNKIYGTTYHRPSALRKVTGTWDYGADVALQMPPGTLHLALVQAEVSHARILKIDTSEAEKMPGVYKVVTHKDVKGKNRITGLITFPTNKGDGWDRPILCDEKVFQFGDAIAIVCADTEANAREAAKKVKVELEPLPAYMSAQEAMAPDAIEIHPGVPNIYYEQGIVKGEDTKPVFETADVVVEVNTACSRQPHLVLEPDCGCAYIDEEGRLTIHSKSIGLHLHHAMIAPGIGIEPEKLRLVQNPAGGTFGYKFSPTIEALLGVACLATGKPVVLRYNMYQQITYTGKRSPGFVKCRLAADKTGKLLAMETDWTIDHGPYSEFGDLLTLRLAQFTGAGYDIPNIRGKGRTVCTNHAWGSAFRAYGSPQSFLASEIAMDVLAEKLGMDPFELRYKNIYRPGATTPTGQEPDVYCLEAMFDKLRPYWEEAKKRCQELSTDKVKRGVGLSLGIYGCGLDGPDSSEIHVELTPEGVTLYASWEDHGQGADIGALTHAHEALRPLGLKPEQIKLVLNDMACTPNSGPAGGSRSNVMTGNAIKIGCEMLLNAMRKPDGTYRTYDEMVAENIPLKYSGKWVASMCTPCDPETGQGAPFPVYMYELFMPEVEVDLETGKARVVKFTTVVDVGTITNKTAVDGQIYGGLAQGIGLALSEDFEDLKKHTNLLACGLPYIYDVPDDIEIIYNITPRPYGPNGSAGVGEAPLTAPHPAILNAIYNACGVRIYKVPALPEVIKAELEKLANK from the coding sequence ATGGCGAATCAATACGGCGAATTAATTCTGTGGAAATTAGTTTGGCCGGTGCTACGTGAACATTTTCACTTTATTGATGGCTGGGGTTTCGATTTCAAGGCCGGCGGCCTTGAAAAATATAAAAACGAGGAGCTGAGGTGCGTGTACAGAAAGGTAGTCCTGAATATCAACGGCATTGACCGGACGTTGATTGTCGACCCTGAGGCCACTTTAGCCAGTGTGCTGCGGGAACAACTGCTGCTCACCGGTTGTAAAGTAGGATGTGCTCAGGGGCACTGCGGCTGCTGTTCAGTGATCTTGAACGGCGAGGTGGTACGTTCCTGTGTCCTCAAGATGAGGCGGGTGCCGCCGGAAGCAAAGATCACTACCATTGAAGGTCTGGCCCGGCCGGACAACCTGCACCCGCTGCAAGTGGCTTGGATGGCTTACGGTTGTGCCCAGTGTGGTTTCTGCAGCCCGGGATTTATCTTATCTGCCAAAGTGCTGCTGGATCGGAATCCAAATCCCACGAGACAAGAGGTGCGGGATTGGTTCCAAAAGCACCGCAACGCCTGTCGCTGTACGGGGTACAAGCCCCTGGTCGATGCAGTCATGGCCGCAGCCAAAGTGTTACGGGGTGAAATGCGCAAAGAGGAATTGCTCTACCAGCCTGCCGGCAATAAGATTTACGGTACCACGTATCACCGTCCCTCAGCTCTACGGAAAGTGACAGGCACCTGGGATTACGGCGCTGACGTGGCGCTGCAAATGCCCCCCGGCACTTTGCACCTGGCCCTGGTTCAAGCGGAAGTTTCCCATGCGAGAATCCTAAAGATTGACACCTCGGAAGCGGAGAAGATGCCCGGCGTCTATAAAGTGGTGACCCATAAGGACGTGAAGGGCAAGAACAGGATCACCGGTTTGATTACTTTCCCCACCAATAAGGGTGACGGCTGGGATAGGCCCATCCTCTGCGATGAAAAGGTGTTCCAGTTCGGTGATGCCATTGCCATCGTATGCGCCGACACGGAAGCCAATGCCCGGGAAGCGGCGAAAAAGGTTAAAGTGGAGTTGGAGCCCCTGCCCGCTTACATGAGCGCCCAGGAGGCCATGGCGCCGGATGCCATTGAAATCCACCCGGGGGTCCCGAATATCTATTATGAACAAGGCATCGTCAAAGGAGAAGATACGAAACCGGTTTTTGAAACCGCCGACGTGGTGGTAGAAGTCAATACTGCCTGCAGCCGCCAGCCTCACCTGGTGCTGGAGCCCGATTGCGGCTGCGCCTATATAGACGAAGAGGGCAGGCTCACCATTCATTCCAAGAGTATCGGCCTGCATCTCCACCACGCCATGATCGCTCCCGGCATCGGCATCGAGCCGGAAAAACTGCGCCTGGTGCAGAACCCGGCCGGCGGCACCTTTGGGTATAAATTCAGCCCCACCATTGAAGCCCTGCTGGGAGTTGCTTGCCTGGCCACCGGGAAGCCCGTGGTGCTCCGGTACAACATGTATCAACAAATTACTTACACCGGTAAGCGCTCCCCCGGCTTTGTGAAGTGCCGGTTAGCAGCCGATAAAACCGGGAAGCTCCTGGCTATGGAAACGGACTGGACTATTGACCACGGGCCCTATTCCGAGTTCGGCGATCTCCTCACCTTGCGTCTGGCCCAGTTCACCGGTGCCGGCTATGATATTCCCAACATCCGGGGCAAAGGCCGGACGGTTTGTACCAACCACGCCTGGGGTTCCGCTTTCCGTGCTTATGGTTCGCCTCAATCTTTCCTGGCCTCGGAAATTGCCATGGATGTGCTGGCGGAGAAACTGGGCATGGATCCCTTTGAACTGCGTTACAAGAATATTTACCGGCCCGGAGCCACCACCCCGACGGGACAGGAGCCGGATGTATACTGCCTGGAAGCCATGTTTGACAAGCTGCGTCCCTACTGGGAGGAAGCCAAGAAGCGGTGTCAAGAGCTTTCCACGGATAAGGTCAAGCGCGGCGTAGGCCTGTCCCTGGGCATCTACGGCTGCGGCCTGGACGGCCCGGACAGCTCGGAAATCCATGTGGAATTGACCCCCGAGGGAGTAACCCTCTATGCCTCCTGGGAAGACCACGGGCAAGGCGCGGATATCGGCGCATTGACCCATGCCCATGAAGCCTTAAGACCATTGGGTCTCAAACCGGAACAAATCAAGCTGGTGCTAAACGACATGGCCTGCACCCCCAACAGCGGCCCCGCCGGCGGCAGCCGTTCCAACGTGATGACAGGCAACGCCATTAAGATCGGCTGTGAAATGCTCTTGAATGCCATGCGCAAACCCGACGGCACTTACCGGACCTACGACGAGATGGTGGCGGAAAACATCCCGTTGAAATACAGCGGTAAATGGGTCGCTTCCATGTGTACCCCTTGTGATCCCGAGACCGGCCAGGGAGCGCCTTTCCCGGTGTACATGTATGAATTGTTCATGCCGGAAGTGGAAGTGGACCTGGAAACGGGCAAAGCCCGGGTGGTCAAGTTCACCACGGTGGTCGATGTGGGCACCATTACCAACAAGACCGCCGTGGACGGCCAGATTTACGGCGGCCTGGCTCAAGGCATCGGCTTGGCTTTAAGCGAGGATTTCGAGGACCTGAAAAAGCATACCAATCTCCTGGCCTGCGGGCTGCCCTACATCTATGATGTACCCGATGATATCGAGATTATCTATAATATCACACCTCGTCCCTATGGGCCCAACGGCTCAGCCGGCGTGGGAGAAGCACCTTTGACTGCGCCCCACCCCGCCATCTTGAACGCCATTTACAATGCTTGCGGGGTACGGATCTATAAAGTGCCGGCCCTGCCGGAAGTGATTAAAGCCGAGTTGGAAAAGCTGGCTAACAAGTAG
- a CDS encoding FAD-dependent oxidoreductase, with protein sequence MDQKTMRELEAKCIQESPPGCTTACPVHVDARALIAAVQNEDFGSGVKIFRKVVPFPRIISRVCDEPCQAQCKRKEAGDPIAVNALERACMEYGGDWEPKLLPVVKKGKKIAVVGGGLSGLTVALELAQKGYPVVIYEKEGALGGSIRALPAAKLPPELVEADLRAVQEHPLIEINLGIEVGAGGSPSLVELLRQFDAVYLGTGRGDVACFGPALDSEGRLSPDPLTLQTGHPQVFAGGTLALGVAGKSPIMSISHGKKAANSIARLLQNVSLTAERDKEGPYPTALYTNIAGIPPAKRVMPADPQQGFTREEALLEAKRCLQCECMECVKACAYLAHYGAYPKRYVREIYNNLSIVMGMRHANKMINSCSLCGMCREVCPNGLNMGEICRAARQLMVRTGKMPPSAHEFALRDFRFSTGDRFVLHRHQPGFTSSSVLFFPGCQLSASKPQYVQKLYELLCGKIPGGVGLSLGCCGAPAQWAGAEELFRETLANLEQEWRALGSPRVITGCPTCYSIFRQEMPAVEVETIWTVLDRLEVVEERAGTGRPLVLAVHDACTTRQDQELQDCVRRIATQLGHQVVELERSRLTTDCCGYGGLMSFANREVARQVRRRRVEEHEADYLVYCAMCRDNYAKEGKKVFHLLDLLFGDPALTGAEKGPGFSKRQENRAKLKQSLLQEMWGETVTGEQAGVKLIIPERVQELLEERMILEEDLQAVIAYAESTGNKFKHTENNTFIAYFRPVTVTYWVEYSPQGDGFLIHNAYSHRLQIEG encoded by the coding sequence ATGGATCAGAAAACCATGCGCGAACTGGAAGCAAAATGCATTCAAGAGAGTCCCCCGGGTTGTACGACGGCCTGCCCTGTGCATGTGGACGCCCGGGCCCTGATCGCGGCGGTGCAAAATGAGGACTTTGGGTCCGGTGTCAAAATATTTAGAAAAGTAGTGCCTTTTCCCAGGATCATCAGCCGGGTCTGTGATGAACCTTGTCAAGCCCAGTGTAAGAGGAAAGAAGCCGGTGATCCTATTGCCGTCAACGCATTGGAGCGAGCTTGTATGGAATACGGCGGCGACTGGGAACCCAAGCTTCTTCCGGTAGTAAAAAAAGGTAAAAAGATTGCGGTGGTGGGCGGTGGATTGAGCGGGTTGACGGTGGCCCTGGAACTGGCCCAAAAAGGTTATCCGGTGGTGATTTACGAAAAAGAAGGGGCTTTAGGGGGCAGCATCCGCGCCCTTCCCGCGGCCAAGCTGCCGCCGGAGCTGGTGGAGGCGGACCTGCGGGCGGTTCAGGAACATCCCTTGATTGAGATTAATCTCGGTATCGAAGTTGGGGCTGGTGGCTCCCCATCCCTGGTGGAACTCCTCCGGCAGTTTGACGCGGTTTACCTGGGTACCGGAAGGGGAGATGTGGCTTGTTTTGGGCCGGCCCTGGACAGCGAGGGACGGTTGAGCCCGGATCCCCTGACTTTGCAAACCGGCCATCCCCAAGTTTTTGCCGGGGGCACCCTGGCTCTCGGCGTGGCGGGTAAGAGCCCTATTATGTCCATTTCTCACGGTAAAAAGGCGGCCAACTCCATCGCCCGCTTGCTCCAAAATGTCTCCTTGACCGCCGAGCGAGACAAGGAAGGACCTTATCCCACCGCCTTGTATACCAATATCGCAGGAATACCACCTGCCAAAAGAGTCATGCCGGCCGACCCCCAGCAAGGCTTCACCCGGGAAGAAGCCTTGTTAGAAGCGAAGCGCTGTCTCCAGTGTGAATGTATGGAATGCGTCAAGGCCTGTGCGTACTTAGCTCATTACGGTGCCTATCCCAAACGCTATGTGCGGGAAATCTACAATAATCTTTCCATCGTCATGGGCATGCGGCATGCCAATAAAATGATCAACTCCTGCAGTTTATGCGGCATGTGCCGGGAAGTGTGTCCCAATGGATTAAACATGGGAGAGATTTGCCGGGCAGCGCGGCAGCTGATGGTCAGGACCGGCAAGATGCCCCCTTCCGCCCATGAGTTTGCCCTGCGGGACTTCCGGTTCAGTACCGGTGACCGGTTTGTCCTTCACCGGCACCAGCCCGGTTTTACCTCCAGCAGCGTCTTATTTTTCCCCGGATGCCAGTTGAGTGCATCCAAACCCCAGTATGTGCAAAAGCTTTACGAGTTGCTGTGCGGCAAAATACCCGGCGGTGTGGGCCTCAGCCTGGGCTGCTGCGGTGCCCCCGCCCAGTGGGCCGGCGCGGAAGAGCTTTTTCGCGAAACCCTGGCGAACCTCGAGCAAGAATGGCGGGCTCTAGGTTCTCCCCGGGTGATCACGGGCTGTCCTACCTGTTATAGCATCTTCCGCCAGGAAATGCCGGCGGTGGAGGTGGAGACCATTTGGACCGTGCTGGACCGGTTGGAGGTGGTGGAGGAAAGAGCCGGTACGGGACGCCCCCTGGTTCTGGCGGTGCACGATGCCTGCACCACCAGGCAAGATCAAGAGCTGCAGGATTGCGTGCGACGCATTGCCACCCAGCTGGGCCACCAGGTGGTGGAACTGGAGCGCAGCCGGTTGACAACGGATTGCTGCGGTTACGGGGGTTTAATGTCCTTTGCCAATAGGGAGGTGGCCCGGCAGGTGAGGCGGCGCCGGGTGGAAGAACACGAAGCGGATTACCTGGTCTACTGTGCCATGTGCCGGGATAATTACGCCAAAGAAGGGAAGAAAGTTTTTCACCTGCTGGATTTACTCTTTGGGGATCCCGCATTGACCGGTGCGGAAAAAGGCCCCGGCTTTTCCAAGCGGCAGGAAAACCGGGCCAAGTTGAAACAGTCTCTCTTGCAAGAAATGTGGGGTGAAACAGTGACCGGAGAACAAGCCGGGGTGAAACTGATTATTCCGGAACGGGTGCAAGAGCTTTTGGAAGAGAGGATGATTTTAGAAGAAGACCTGCAAGCTGTCATTGCCTATGCGGAGAGTACGGGTAATAAATTCAAGCATACGGAAAACAACACCTTTATTGCGTACTTTCGCCCGGTCACGGTTACCTACTGGGTGGAGTACAGCCCGCAAGGGGACGGCTTCTTGATCCATAATGCTTACAGTCACCGGCTGCAGATCGAAGGGTAG
- a CDS encoding C_GCAxxG_C_C family protein, which translates to MFNDDFIRMLELHQQGFHCSQILLALGLEKRGRTNPDLIRAMTGLAGGLGFTGKLCGALSGGACLLALYAGRGSVEERGDAKLDLMISELVDWFEAQYGGRYGGIDCDDILEDNPLNRPQRCPQIVRETYAKVVELLTDHGYDIEG; encoded by the coding sequence ATGTTTAACGACGATTTCATCCGCATGCTGGAACTGCACCAGCAAGGGTTTCACTGCAGCCAAATCCTGCTGGCCCTGGGTTTGGAAAAACGGGGCCGGACTAATCCCGACTTGATTCGTGCCATGACCGGTTTAGCCGGGGGCCTGGGGTTTACCGGTAAACTCTGCGGGGCTTTAAGCGGCGGTGCCTGCCTGCTGGCCCTGTACGCCGGTCGAGGCAGTGTGGAGGAAAGAGGCGATGCCAAGCTGGACCTGATGATCAGCGAATTGGTGGACTGGTTTGAGGCCCAGTACGGAGGGCGGTACGGCGGCATAGATTGTGATGACATTTTGGAGGATAATCCCCTGAACCGGCCCCAGCGCTGTCCCCAGATTGTACGCGAGACTTATGCCAAAGTGGTGGAGCTCTTGACGGATCATGGTTATGACATAGAAGGATGA